From a single Daphnia pulex isolate KAP4 chromosome 2, ASM2113471v1 genomic region:
- the LOC124188637 gene encoding uncharacterized protein LOC124188637 — MDHQFRVSPFSLIVAGVASCLLASSVLATGNNSETGAVTTTEAISTAAELYNLPCLPDSALNALLVQMLMALQPYFLSTQYQQQRMQFSNNNELFTATKETNQPIIRTTVVTSSVVSTLTQTLSKIISIWFRNERIPTTLYSQATTVMTDFITITSTLNVEPTEWNRERRELKDATFLESSLIDEDNLDAGYYRTQPLPEDDESFDVQALLPIHLSQPRVVEAWNNFLRVLEETQNNARKGN, encoded by the exons ATGGATCACCAATTTCGTGTCTCACCGTTCAGCTTGATTGTTGCTGGAGTCGCTTCGTGTCTCCTGGCATCTTCAGTGCTAGCTACCGGTAATAATAGCGAAACTGGCGCAGTAACTACAACAGAAGCTATCAGCACAGCTGCAG AACTCTACAACTTGCCATGCCTACCGGATTCGGCGTTGAACGCTTTACTCGTCCAGATGCTTATGGCCCTGCAGCCGTACTTCTTGTCCACCCAATACCAGCAACAGAGAATGCAATTTTCTAATAACAATGAATTATTTACTGCAACAAAGGAAACGAATCAACCGATAATTAGGACGACCGTAGTGACTTCAAGCGTTGTGTCGACTTTGACGCAAAcactttcaaaaataatttccatttggttTCGCAACGAGCGCATTCCGACCACCCTTTATTCGCAAGCAACAACGGTCATGACTGATTTCATTACAATTACTTCAACCCTCAACGTCGAACCGACTGAATGGAACCGGGAACGCAGGGAGCTGAAAGACGCCACCTTTTTGGAATCGTCTTTAATCGATGAAGATAACCTTGATGCTGGGTATTATAGAACCCAGCCGTTACCTGAGGATGATGAGTCTTTTGACGTCCAAGCTCTACTACCTATTCATCTAAGTCAGCCTCGAGTAGTCGAAGCCTGGAACAACTTTTTGCGCGTATTAGAGGAAACTCAAAATAAtgcaagaaaaggaaactaa
- the LOC124188638 gene encoding uncharacterized Golgi apparatus membrane protein-like protein CG5021 — protein sequence MSTSATMASSAANAALIDDDTPGFGEEENPKQFRHPYVVLFHFGFRAAALLVYLFCGWFSDGFVTSFVFTVILLSLDFWTVKNITGRILVGLRWWSYVDGEGKSHWVYEARKEGDVRKVHAAESRVFWIGLIVFPLVWSILFILAIFRFSFRWLVLDCIALSLNGANVYGYLRCKLGKGTNLTGAVSNYANGFFRQQVMDKAVNMLTRQAQTSNVNSATNII from the exons ATGTCAACGTCAGCAACCATGGCTTCGTCTGCTGCCAAT GCCGCGTTAATTGACGATGACACGCCTGGATTTGGAGAGGAAGAAAATCCGAAACAGTTCCG GCATCCTTATGTAGTTCTTTTCCACTTTGGCTTCAGAGCAGCTGCTCTCCTTGTTTACCTTTTCTGTGGCTGGTTCTCAGATGGATTTGTTACTAGTTTTGTTTTCACAGTTATCCTACTCTCTCTAGACTTCTGGActgtaaaaaatattacag GAAGGATCTTGGTAGGGCTCAGGTGGTGGAGTTACGTTGATGGTGAAGGCAAGAGTCACTGGGTCTATGAGGCACGAAAG gAAGGTGATGTACGAAAAGTGCATGCTGCCGAATCTAGAGTATTTTGGATAggtttaattgttttccctCTAGTATGGTCCATCCTCTTCATTCTTGCTATATTCAGATTCAGCTTTCGTTGGCTAGTTTTAGATTGTATTGCTCTTTCTCTGAATGGAGCTAATGTGTATGGGTATCTGCGATGTAAGTTAGGCAAAGGCACAAACCTAACTGGGGCCGTTTCGAATTACGCCAACGGATTCTTTCGTCAGCAAGTTATGGATAAG GCGGTTAACATGTTGACCCGACAAGCGCAAACTTCAAACGTCAATTCTGCAACCAACATTATTTAA